From a single Cyprinus carpio isolate SPL01 chromosome A3, ASM1834038v1, whole genome shotgun sequence genomic region:
- the LOC122136210 gene encoding serine/threonine-protein kinase/endoribonuclease ire-1-like codes for MEHQHAEFVDTHYEALLQRVTAVMPITDKLYESKKLTWEAYSKITKATSKKTQMGELLNAVKSGGPAVKSAFYKVLQEIKPDVIQELGGSSSQTDDEKQVTENNIIRWNLSSIKYKGEIKELWNDSSRKKVGNLYFSRSNKYIIGSGGSGTVYLGLKEDGTEVAIKRITKDQHNSKCFENELKHLRDLNLESKNIVRYVDLAEDEDFFYLALQLCEYDMEDYMENLRQEEQKDKETPRRKIVKEVLLGLQVLHRAEVIHRDIKPGNVLIDSGKNARLADFGLSRKLEEGRSTVHTARAGTQGWEATEILNQETGYKKSSDIQVAGMLVYYILSDGKHPFGDVKDREENIKKGQYSLEDLDDIVAKDLIEWMINKEPAERLNIDEVLRHPYFWDNDSKDAVLRKLGDRPEIQNYETLAKLHKLYKDKGHTEGTDPTTELTIVEAFSELKIENEKKRNDILTIVGEDLKNLWKLFNAAEEVTKGKSFSNWQSVLSEIWTDINKKLPEDIFGLLRVLRNKLVHANVRNEFEKKKIFDLFPDFFISLHRVAKVLSWKY; via the exons ATGGAACATCAGC ATGCTGAGTTCGTGGACACACACTATGAAGCTCTGCTTCAGAGAGTTACAGCTGTGATGCCCATCACTGATAAGCTGTATGAAAGCAAAAAGCTTACCTGGGAAGCGTATTCGAAGATCACAAAGGCCACATCTAAAAAGACCCAAATGGGAGAGCTCCTTAACGCTGTGAAATCTGGAGGACCTGCAGTAAAATCTGCTTTTTACAAAGTACTGCAAGAAATCAAGCCTGATGTCATTCAAGAACTTGGAG GGTCATCCTCACAGACAGACGATGAAAAACAGGTCACTGAGAACAATATCATCAGGTGGAACCTATCCTCAATAAAGTACAAGGGTGAAATAAAGGAGCTCTGGAATGATTCCTCCAGGAAAAAAGTTGGGAACCTTTACTTTTCCAGAAGCAATAAATACATTATTGGCTCTGGGGGAAGTGGGACAGTATATCTTGGCCTGAAGGAAGATGGCACTGAGGTGGCCATTAAACGAATAACCAAGGACCAACACAATAGCAAATGCTTTGAAAATGAACTAAAACATCTACGAGATTTGAATCTTGAGAGCAAGAACATTGTCAGGTATGTGGACTTAGCAGAGGATGAAGACTTTTTTTATCTTGCACTACAGCTTTGTGAATATGATATGGAGGATTACATGGAAAATCTCCGTCAGGAAgaacaaaaagacaaagagaCCCCTAGGAGAAAAATTGTGAAGGAGGTTCTTCTTGGCCTTCAAGTTCTTCACCGTGCTGAAGTGATACATCGTGATATAAAGCCTGGAAATGTTTTGATAG ATTCAGGAAAAAATGCAAGACTGGCCGACTTTGGCTTAAGTCGCAAACTAGAGGAGGGCAGAAGCACAGTGCATACTGCTAGAGCTGGTACACAAGGCTGGGAAGCTACGGAGATCCTGAATCAAGAGACAGGTTACAAGAAGAGCTCAGACATACAG GTTGCTGGGATGCTGGTGTACTACATCCTCTCTGATGGGAAACATCCTTTTGGGGACGTAAAGGATCGTGAGGAGAACATCAAGAAAGGGCAGTACTCTCTTGAAGATTTAGATGATATCGTAGCAAAGGATCTCATAGAATGGATGATCAACAAGGAACCAGCAGAGAGACTGAACATTGATGAGGTCCTGCGACACCCTTATTTCTGGGATAATGACAG cAAAGACGCAGTCCTTAGGAAGCTGGGTGATAGGCCTGAAATCCAGAACTACGAGACTTTGGCAAAACTTCACAAACTCTACAAAGATAAAGGACACACCGAGGGAACAGACCCGACAACAGAACTGACCATTGTTGAGGCCTTCAGTGAACTGAAAATCGAGAATGAAAAGAA GAGAAATGACATTCTTACAATAGTGGGTGAGGATTTAAAAAACCTTTGGAAGCTCTTCAACGCTGCGGAGGAGGTCACAAAGGGAAAAAGCTTTTCTAATTGGCAATCAGTG cTTTCAGAAATATGGACAGACATTAACAAAAAGCTTCCAGAGGACATTTTTGGCCTGCTGCGTGTTTTGCGCAACAAACTGGTGCATGC AAATGTCAGAAATGAGTTTGAAAAGAAGAAGATTTTTGACCTCTTCCCGGACTTTTTCATCAGCTTGCACAGAGTGGCTAAAGTCTTGAGCTGGAAATATTGA